A single genomic interval of Oceanithermus profundus DSM 14977 harbors:
- a CDS encoding ABC transporter permease, with translation MASNVNVKKIERGESTWHLAWRRFRKHRMAQVSMVVIVILVAASLAAPLLVSLGWIPDPNEQPSGANLKAFYFLPPGSPGHLLGTDELGRDVFSRILFGGRISLLVGFSVAIVSVIIGTIIGALAGFFSGRPFDFYAGPFSRRLREIVAEGSLAAFGLALALGFAGLGLLVSLAAAGQTGAFWLAALLVALGVLALNLFGVFGAHLSRMTWTVLSWGILGGTAWLIWDITRTLALPAIGEGGLNGALSTAGLVIGGAAALVLVVWGLVGQLKLDLDIVISRLIDFMLSIPTLPLLLVLSAFLNDSRSPLGRLAQGVFGESASVFIIISILIIFGWITSARLVRGQILSLREQEFSMAAYALGASEPRIMFRHLVPNTLAPIIVDATLAVGTAILVEAALSFLGFGIQPPVPTWGNMLTGAQDFIFYAPHLAIYPGLMILITVLAFNYMGDGLRDALDPRSQL, from the coding sequence GTGGCAAGCAACGTGAACGTGAAGAAGATCGAACGCGGGGAGTCCACCTGGCACCTGGCCTGGCGCCGCTTCCGCAAGCACCGGATGGCCCAGGTCTCGATGGTCGTCATCGTGATCCTGGTCGCGGCCAGCCTGGCCGCGCCGCTGCTGGTCTCGCTGGGCTGGATCCCCGACCCCAACGAGCAGCCCTCCGGGGCCAACCTCAAGGCCTTCTACTTCCTCCCGCCCGGCTCGCCGGGTCACCTCCTCGGCACCGACGAGCTGGGCCGCGACGTGTTCTCGCGCATCCTCTTCGGCGGGCGCATCTCGCTGCTGGTCGGTTTTTCGGTGGCGATCGTGAGCGTCATCATCGGCACCATCATCGGTGCGCTCGCGGGTTTCTTCTCGGGGCGCCCCTTCGACTTCTACGCGGGTCCCTTTTCCAGGCGCCTGCGGGAGATCGTGGCCGAGGGCAGCCTGGCCGCCTTCGGCCTGGCGCTGGCGCTCGGTTTTGCGGGGCTGGGCCTGCTCGTCTCGCTGGCGGCCGCGGGGCAGACCGGCGCGTTCTGGCTCGCCGCCTTGCTGGTCGCGCTGGGGGTGCTCGCGCTCAACCTCTTCGGCGTCTTCGGCGCCCACCTGAGCCGCATGACCTGGACCGTGCTGAGTTGGGGCATCCTGGGGGGCACGGCCTGGCTGATCTGGGACATCACCCGCACCCTGGCGCTGCCCGCGATCGGCGAGGGCGGCCTGAACGGCGCGCTTTCCACCGCCGGCCTGGTGATCGGCGGGGCCGCCGCGCTGGTGCTGGTGGTCTGGGGCCTGGTCGGGCAGCTGAAGCTGGACCTGGACATCGTGATCAGCCGCCTGATCGACTTCATGCTCTCGATCCCGACGCTGCCGCTCCTGCTGGTGCTCTCGGCCTTCCTGAACGACTCGCGCTCGCCGCTGGGGCGGCTGGCGCAGGGGGTGTTCGGGGAGTCGGCCTCGGTCTTCATCATCATCAGCATCCTGATCATCTTCGGCTGGATCACCTCGGCGCGGCTGGTGCGCGGCCAGATCCTGAGCCTGCGCGAGCAGGAGTTCTCGATGGCCGCCTACGCGCTGGGCGCGAGCGAGCCGCGCATCATGTTCCGCCACCTGGTGCCCAACACCCTGGCGCCGATCATCGTCGACGCCACCCTGGCGGTGGGCACGGCCATCCTGGTGGAGGCGGCGCTCTCGTTCCTGGGCTTCGGCATCCAGCCGCCGGTGCCGACCTGGGGCAACATGCTCACCGGGGCGCAGGACTTCATCTTCTACGCGCCCCACCTGGCCATCTACCCGGGGTTGATGATCCTGATCACGGTGCTGGCCTTCAACTACATGGGCGACGGCCTGCGCGACGCGCTGGACCCGCGCAGTCAGCTGTGA
- the rlmB gene encoding 23S rRNA (guanosine(2251)-2'-O)-methyltransferase RlmB, producing the protein MWIYGRNPVLEAAREGGVRRVLVARGVERKFLKKLEDAGIPYELVPRIELDQLVRTTHHQGIVAEIEAIRLAEPDAPLRLAHKRGELPLVVLLDGITDPRNYGAILRSAEALGAHGVVSETRRSAPLSPVAVKASAGAARHLPVVQVPNLPRYIEELKEAGVWVYGLAGEGEVALEEADYERPLAWVIGSEGSGLRRLVRDRCDQLVHIPLRGRTPSLNAAVAAGIAVHWALAARRG; encoded by the coding sequence ATGTGGATCTACGGTCGCAATCCGGTGCTCGAGGCCGCGCGCGAAGGCGGGGTGCGCCGGGTGCTGGTGGCCCGCGGCGTCGAGCGCAAGTTCCTGAAGAAGCTCGAGGACGCGGGCATTCCCTACGAGCTGGTGCCCCGCATCGAGCTCGACCAGCTGGTGCGCACGACCCACCACCAGGGCATCGTGGCCGAGATCGAGGCGATCCGGCTGGCCGAGCCCGACGCCCCCCTGCGCCTGGCCCACAAGCGCGGCGAGCTGCCGCTCGTGGTGCTGCTCGACGGCATCACCGACCCGCGCAACTACGGCGCGATCCTGCGCAGCGCCGAGGCGCTGGGGGCGCACGGGGTGGTGAGCGAGACGCGCCGCAGCGCCCCCCTCTCGCCGGTGGCCGTCAAGGCCTCGGCGGGCGCGGCGCGGCACCTGCCGGTGGTGCAGGTGCCCAACCTGCCGCGCTACATCGAGGAGCTCAAGGAGGCCGGCGTCTGGGTCTACGGCCTGGCGGGCGAGGGCGAGGTGGCGCTCGAGGAGGCCGACTACGAGCGGCCGCTGGCCTGGGTGATCGGCTCGGAGGGCTCGGGCCTGCGCCGGCTGGTGCGCGACCGCTGCGACCAGCTCGTGCACATCCCCCTGCGCGGGCGCACCCCCAGCCTGAACGCCGCGGTGGCGGCGGGGATCGCCGTCCACTGGGCCCTGGCGGCCCGGCGCGGGTAG